The following are encoded in a window of Fragaria vesca subsp. vesca unplaced genomic scaffold, FraVesHawaii_1.0 scf0513167, whole genome shotgun sequence genomic DNA:
- the LOC101302231 gene encoding TMV resistance protein N-like has product MVSYPDRLVLLSSICPLVFFSALFLFSFISSGLYLFFFFSTVSICCCLLAFSLTHNERPPTPDTCSVTTNTEVIPSSPRSGKLTYDVFLSFRGEDTRKNFTDHLYTALLQKGIHTFRDDEELERGESIAPNLLKAIEESRYVIVVFSPNYADSAWCLDEVAKVADCMKEMGTKVLPVFYHVDPSEVRTQTGEHFGKAFEKHQKRYKKEPTKVQRWKDALFQVGNLSGWHLQDGSESKVIQEIVEKVFTEMNKIISTSEGLVGMDSHLNELFPYLNIGGLDVRIIGICGMGGIGKTTIAQVVFERIRAQFEGDSFLENVKNETEKQGSTVHLQEKLLLNLLNTNVNVQSPKMGKDIIKHRLSTKRVLVVLDDVDKDVQLETLCHRTWFGPGSRIIITSRDEHLISASGADKVYMVNALTDLEAFDLFRLKAFNEDETGEDFLKLSNEFLKYANGLPLAIKVLGSSVRGRNVKLWSSALKRLEKNPPKGIIDVLKVSFDGLEETEKKTFLDIACFFKGLNKDRVIRILSGCDDDGVEMDVQVLIDRSLVTLFRTNLWMHDLIQEMGREVVIQECREEPGKRSRLWLLKEIINVLGRSKATSAVQSISLQCPEKDNVVHSINDSFSNMDELRLLKIWNVKFSGNINYLSNELQYLEWHDCHLDSFPSNFQPDKLVEVHMHFSRIKQLWRGKQGWSMLRSICLNGSRYLISTPDFTEVPNLEVLALQDCTSLVEIHPSLGFLKKLIFLNMGNCKSIESLPPLTSLESLKKLRLSLCSKLKKFPEIEGNMKSLLELHLDGTSIEELPASIERFTGLLMMNLKDCKNLLRLPNNIGCLTSLKSLSLTGCSKIDEIPENLNGMKCLEELFIGRTSIRELSFIAGMKNLQRLSCQGCTCLVSESCKGLASLSRLIWLDLSYCNLMDGAFLNYFSSLISLRRLSLRGNCFVRLPESISQLSKLEILDLCNCRQLLLLPKNLPFSLQNVYAQDCTSLKDYPNQIKVLKSFNSRMTIVNSLNSSAPGISQNSARTAALYFSVGEGEYTVTYKHPEGKQVDHLPLTTQRPPLFSISNYSTVLPTDEIPEWFTTISTRNPISILMPQNVANDSKWKGFAVCAIFAVKGHTALSVIEPDPDFCNYLYQVTLKTDVMRLEPEVLDCTDLDRNLGSCSHLLVIFTISRLTFPWRWLIDSTEVRAIFKTTNPSMVVQKCGVHLVYEQDVPLVNSRIADGDQAISLEKVEDSAWLNQSLKWEKFIPPLEEESTLVARKNLESVLPRYIEGLNSYSASYKFNLRGSPVWFHDSCPVIPRLNFVAVSFKLPQNLQKSKKWMGFAIHASLVEEVGQMVKEDNYRVVFTLRTCSDSRKTVSRELKHVRPLSEEHHQLLVFYIPRALLSEVLFTQTLATTMDLDIEIITESPHVKVQRFGFRIVYGEDIQGFSDTIIRCMQREDSLKYYDKLVVEKWIHLVCTCCISRGARLERITERNSRTAQATFRNWDWSDPRRAACLFDRVEISKLKWFVPFINQGNSAEIQLPPNVFDDDNWLGFAVCVQWSRSSSSSEDVVLISRLDSDVAWHGLFDHKSHVIIGLFETPKDELYDVTRFHYIPRAIVNSKMWRQCKLARITVWFSSPCAAVVHTCALRLLFKDDIEHLVETLTIAACDENPYFIRLPAVLSEPL; this is encoded by the exons ATGGTCTCCTACCCAGACCGCCTTGTTCTCTTGTCTTCTATTTGCCCTCTGGTTTTCTTCTCTGCTTTGTTTCTCTTCAGCTTTATCTCTTCCGGGTTGTacctgttcttcttcttctccactgTTTCTATTTGCTGCTGCCTTTTGGCTTTCAGTCTTACCCATAACGAGAGACCACCAACACCCGACACTTGTTCAGTTACCACCAACACTGAAGTGATTCCTTCTTCTCCACGGTCCGGTAAACTCACCTACGATGTGTTCCTGAGTTTCAGAGGTGAAGATACCCGCAAGAATTTCACGGACCATCTCTACACTGCTCTCTTGCAGAAAGGGATACACACGTTTCGAGATGATGAAGAACTTGAGAGGGGGGAATCGATTGCTCCCAATCTCTTGAAAGCAATCGAAGAATCAAGATATGTCATTGTTGTCTTCTCACCAAACTACGCCGATTCTGCATGGTGTTTGGATGAGGTTGCCAAGGTCGCCGATTGCATGAAGGAAATGGGAACAAAAGTCCTTCCAGTGTTCTACCATGTTGATCCGTCGGAGGTACGAACACAAACAGGAGAGCACTTTGGGAAAGCATTTGAGAAGCATCAGAAGAGGTATAAAAAGGAACCAACCAAAGTACAGAGGTGGAAAGACGCTCTTTTCCAAGTAGGCAATCTCTCTGGATGGCACCTGCAAGATGG GTCTGAATCCAAAGTAATTCAAGAAATTGTAGAAAAGGTTTTCACTGAGATGAATAAAATAATCTCCACATCTGAGGGCTTAGTTGGGATGGATTCTCACCTGAATGAACTGTTTCCCTACTTAAACATTGGGGGTCTCGATGTTCGCATCATAGGGATTTGTGGAATGGGTGGTATTGGGAAGACTACTATTGCGCAAGTGGTTTTTGAAAGGATAAGAGCTCAGTTTGAAGGTGATAGCTTTCTTGAGAACGttaaaaatgaaactgaaaagcAGGGTAGTACAGTTCATTTACAAGAGAAACTTCTCTTGAACTTGCTGAATACTAATGTCAATGTACAAAGCCCTAAAATGGGAAAAGACATTATTAAGCATAGACTATCTACTAAAAGGGTGcttgttgttcttgatgatgtggatAAAGATGTACAATTGGAAACATTGTGTCACCGTACTTGGTTTGGTCCGGGGAGTAGAATCATAATAACATCCAGAGATGAACACTTGATCAGTGCATCTGGAGCAGATAAAGTATACATGGTGAATGCATTAACTGATCTTGAAGCTTTTGATCTCTTTCGTTTGAAAGCCTTCAATGAAGATGAGACTGGAGAAGATTTTCTCAAGCTATCCaatgaatttttgaaatatgCTAATGGCCTTCCATTAGCTATTAAAGTTTTGGGATCGTCTGTTCGTGGTAGAAATGTAAAGTTATGGTCAAGTGCATTGAAGAGACTTGAAAAAAATCCTCCAAAAGGAATTATTGATGTTCTTAAAGTCAGTTTTGATGGAttagaagaaacagaaaagaaaacctttTTAGACATCGCGTGTTTCTTTAAAGGATTGAACAAGGACCGTGTAATAAGAATACTAAGTGGTTGTGACGATGACGGTGTGGAGATGGATGTACAAGTTCTTATTGACAGATCTTTGGTAACTCTATTTCGAACAAATTTGTGGATGCATGATTTGATACAAGAAATGGGTCGTGAAGTTGTAATCCAAGAATGCCGTGAAGAGCCTGGAAAACGAAGCAGGTTGTGGCTTCTCAAGGAGATCATCAATGTACTAGGTCGGAGTAAG GCAACGAGTGCAGTCCAAAGCATATCCCTCCAATGTCCGGAAAAAGACAATGTCGTTCACTCAATCAATGATTCCTTCTCAAATATGGACGAATTGAGATTGCTCAAGATTTGGAATGTGAAATTTTCCGGGAACATCAACTATCTTTCGAATGAGTTACAGTATCTTGAATGGCATGACTGTCATTTGGATTCATTCCCGTCAAACTTTCAACCGGACAAACTCGTTGAAGTTCACATGCATTTTAGCCGCATCAAACAACTATGGAGGGGAAAACAA GGATGGAGCATGCTACGGTCTATATGTCTGAATGGTTCACGATATTTGATATCGACTCCAGACTTCACTGAAGTTCCTAATCTTGAAGTGTTGGCACTTCAAGATTGCACAAGCTTGGTGGAGATTCACCCGTCTCTTGGCTTTCTGAAGAAACTTATCTTTTTGAATATGGGAAACTGCAAGTCTATTGAGAGCCTTCCACCTCTCACTAGTTTGGAATCCCTTAAAAAACTGAGGCTTTCTCTGTGCTCAAAACTGAAGAAGTTTCCAGAAATTGAAGGGAATATGAAAAGCTTGCTGGAGCTTCATTTGGATGGGACCAGCATTGAGGAATTGCCTGCATCAATTGAACGCTTCACTGGTCTGTTAATGATGAATCTAAAAGACTGTAAAAACCTTTTGCGTCTTCCCAATAACATTGGGTGCTTGACATCTTTGAAAAGTCTCTCTCTAACAGGTTGCTCCAAAATTGATGAGATCCCCGAGAATCTGAATGGTATGAAATGTCTGGAGGAGCTTTTCATTGGCAGAACTTCCATAAGGGAGTTATCTTTCATTGCAGGCATGAAGAATCTACAGCGTCTATCCTGCCAAGGATGTACATGTCTAGTTTCAGAATCATGCAAAGGTCTGGCTTCATTATCGCGTTTGATATGGCTAGACTTGAGTTATTGCAATCTGATGGATGGAGCGTTTCTCAATTATTTTAGCAGCCTAATCTCCTTAAGACGGTTAAGCTTACGTGGTAATTGCTTTGTGCGATTACCTGAAAGTATCTCTCAACTCTCAAAGCTTGAGATTCTGGACTTGTGTAATTGTAGACAGCTTCTATTGCTGCCCAAGAACCTTCCGTTTAGTCTTCAGAACGTGTATGCACAAGACTGTACTTCACTGAAGGACTacccaaaccaaatcaaagtaTTGAAATCATTCAATTCGCGAATGACTATTGTCAATTCACTCAATTCTTCAGCTCCTGGAATCTCACAAAATTCCGCAAGGACCGCAGCGTTGTATTTCTCAGTAGGTGAGGGGGAATATACTGTGACATATAAGCATCCAGAGGGAAAACAAGTTGATCATTTGCCACTGACAACACAA AGGCCGCCTCTCTTCTCAATTTCGAATTACAGTACTGTACTTCCTACAGATGAAATTCCAGAGTGGTTCACCACTATATCTACCAGAAATCCCATTTCAATTCTGATGCCTCAAAATGTGGCCAATGATAGCAAGTGGAAGGGATTTGCCGTGTGTGCTATATTCGCAGTCAAGGGGCATACAGCTCTATCCGTAATTGAACCGGATCCTGATTTCTGTAATTACTTGTATCAAGTCACATTGAAAACTGACGTTATGCGTCTTGAACCGGAAGTGTTGGATTGCACTGACCTAGATCGCAACCTTGGATCATGTTCTCATCTGCTTGTGATTTTTACTATATCTAGATTGACGTTTCCTTGGCGGTGGTTAATTGATTCAACTGAGGTGAGGGCTATATTTAAAACCACCAATCCATCCATGGTGGTTCAGAAATGTGGGGTTCATCTAGTGTATGAGCAAGATGTTCCATTAGTTAATTCCAGAATAGCCGATGGGGATCAAGCGATTTCTCTGGAAAAGGTTGAGGACTCTGCCTGGCTTAATCAATCTTTGAAATG GGAGAAATTCATTCCACCCTTGGAAGAAGAATCCACACTCGTGGCGAGAAAGAACCTTGAGTCTGTTCTTCCAAGATACATTGAG GGACTAAACAGTTATTCTGCATCCTACAAATTCAACCTCAGAGGAAGCCCTGTCTGGTTTCACGACTCGTGCCCCGTTATTCCGAGGTTAAATTTTGTTGCTGTTTCATTCAAGCTGCCTCAAAATCTACAGAAGAGCAAGAAGTGGATGGGATTTGCAATACATGCATCACTTGTAGAGGAAGTGGGGCAAATGGTGAAAGAGGACAACTATCGAGTAGTTTTTACACTACGTACTTGCAGTGATTCTCGTAAGACAGTGTCCCGAGAACTTAAGCACGTCAGGCCGTTGTCAGAAGAACATCATCAACTATTGGTTTTTTACATACCGCGGGCACTGCTTTCCGAAGTGTTGTTCACTCAGACATTAGCAACTACAATGGACTTAGACATTGAAATCATAACTGAGAGCCCTCATGTAAAGGTTCAAAGATTTGGGTTCCGTATTGTGTACGGGGAAGATATACAAGGGTTTTCTGATACGATTATCAGGTGCATGCAGAGGGAAGATTCTCTTAAATATTACGATAAGTTGGTAGTAGAGAAATGGATACATTTGGTGTGTACCTGCTGCATTAGCAGAGGTGCCCGTTTAGAGAGGATAACAGAACGGAATTCCAGAACCGCACAAGCAACCTTCAGAAATTgg GACTGGTCTGACCCTCGTCGTGCTGCTTGTTTGTTCGATAGAGTTGAAATCTCCAAGTTGAAATGGTTCGTGCCTTTCATCAACCAAGGCAACTCTGCCGAAATCCAACTGCCTCCGAAtgtgtttgatgatgataactGGTTGGGGTTTGCTGTATGTGTTCAGTGGTCccgctcttcttcttcttcagaggATGTTGTGCTTATTTCTCGACTGGACTCTGATGTTGCTTGGCACGGCTTATTTGATCACAAGTCGCATGTAATTATTGGGCTATTCGAGACACCTAAAGATGAATTATATGATGTGACTCGGTTCCATTATATACCGCGCGCTATAGTTAATAGTAAGATGTGGAGGCAATGCAAATTGGCCAGGATAACTGTGTGGTTCTCCAGCCCATGCGCAGCAGTAGTGCATACTTGTGCCCTTCGTCTACTATTTAAGGACGACATTGAACATCTAGTTGAGACACTCACTATTGCTGCATGTGACGAAAACCCTTATTTCATCCGTCTCCCTGCTGTGTTGAGTGAACCACTGtaa